The Chiloscyllium plagiosum isolate BGI_BamShark_2017 chromosome 42, ASM401019v2, whole genome shotgun sequence genome contains a region encoding:
- the dbnlb gene encoding drebrin-like b isoform X2, with the protein MALNLSRNGPALQAAYQDVVNDKTSTDWALFTYEGNSNDLRVAGTGDGGLEELVEELNSGKVMYAFCRVKDPNSGLPKYVLINWTGEGVKDARKGLCANHVSTVANFLKGAHVTINARADEDVEPEVIINKVAKASGANYSFHKESSRFQDTQPQGPVGSVYKKTNAMSEIQSANKASFWAQTQIDEEKRREDDKRRKALEQEGLEKERTERERRESELREQRFKERSSQIDQQKTFQKKQDSQSREYEKQRWKEQEQEYQAEMRKGFKRSQSIEKATEAASIISQRPVNPKELFKERERGMAGDSSSLSGSAQPGTQNAPEAHPMEEEPQTEWNDEKVDSKEGYSWQFHHSETLEQDDTYEDPDACVQQQDSSKLVDADAGGQVAAEDNNSCQPVAETQYQGLCARALYDYQAADETEISFDPDDILTSIEQIDEGWWRGYAVDGSFGMFPANYVELLTG; encoded by the exons ATGGCGCTGAACCTGAGTCGGAATGGGCCTGCTCTGCAGGCTGCCTACCAGGATGTGGTCAATGATAAGACCAGTACTGACTG gGCCCTTTTTACTTATGAAGGCAACAGCAATGATCTACGGGTGGCAGGAACTGGAG ATGGGGGTCTTGAGGAGTTGGTAGAAGAACTAAACAGTGGAAAAGTGATGTATGCTTTTTGTCGAGTGAAAGACCCCAACTCAGGATTGCCCAAATATGTCCTCATCAACTGG ACTGGTGAAGGAGTGAAAGATGCCAGGAAGGGGTTGTGTGCCAATCATGTCAGCACTGTGGCCAACTTTCTAAAG GGTGCCCATGTTACTATCAATGCTCGTGCCGATGAGGATGTGGAACCTGAGGTGATCATTAATAAAGTGGCCAAGGCCTCGGGTGCTAACTACAGCTTTCATAAGGAGAGCTCCCGCTTCCAGGACACTCAGCCACAGGGACCCGTG GGTTCCGTTTATAAGAAGACTAATGCAATGTCAGAAATCCAAAGTGCGAACAAAGCAAGTTTCTGGGCACAGACCCAG ATAGATGAAGAAAAGCGAAGAGAAGATGATAAAAGGAGGAAGGCGCTGGAACAGGAGGGCTTAGAAAAGGAAAGGACGGAGAGGGAACGCAGAGAGTCTGAGCTGAGGGAGCAACGCTTCAAGGAGAGGTCTAGTCAGATCGACCAACAAAA GACATTCCAGAAGAAACAAGATTCACAGAGCAGAGAGTATGAGAAACAGCGCTGG AAAGAGCAAGAGCAGGAATACCAGGCAGAGATGCGCAAAGGCTTTAAGAGAAGTCAGTCCATCGAGAAGGCGACG GAGGCTGCATCCATTATTTCCCAGAGACCGGTGAATCCGAAGGAACTGTTCAAGGAACGCGAACGTGGTATGGCAGGAGATTCCTCTTCCCTTAGTGGAAGTGCGCAGCCAG GCACTCAAAATGCTCCAGAAGCCCATCCAATGGAAGAAGAGCCTCAAACAGAGTGGAATG ATGAGAAGgttgacagtaaagaaggttatagCTGGCAGTTCCACCATTCTGAAACTTTAGAGCAGGACGATACATACGAGGATCCGGATGCATGTGTGCAACAACAAGACAGCTCCAAGCTTGTTGATGCA gaTGCGGGAGGTCAGGTGGCTGCCGAAGATAACAATTCATGCCAACCTGTGGCAGAAACTCAATATCAAGGACTGTGTGCCCGGGCTCTCTATGATTACCAGGCCG CTGATGAAACAGAGATTTCGTTTGATCCAGATGACATCCTGACCAGCATCGAGCAGATTGATGAGGGCTGGTGGCGGGGTTATGCAGTGGATGGCAGTTTCGGTATGTTTCCAGCGAACTATGTGGAGCTCCTGACTGGTTAG
- the dbnlb gene encoding drebrin-like b isoform X3 has product MALNLSRNGPALQAAYQDVVNDKTSTDWALFTYEGNSNDLRVAGTGDGGLEELVEELNSGKVMYAFCRVKDPNSGLPKYVLINWTGEGVKDARKGLCANHVSTVANFLKGSVYKKTNAMSEIQSANKASFWAQTQIDEEKRREDDKRRKALEQEGLEKERTERERRESELREQRFKERSSQIDQQKTFQKKQDSQSREYEKQRWKEQEQEYQAEMRKGFKRSQSIEKATEAASIISQRPVNPKELFKERERGMAGDSSSLSGSAQPGKLRSPFLQSQISQPESPPSPVHSAAQSAPQGTQNAPEAHPMEEEPQTEWNDEKVDSKEGYSWQFHHSETLEQDDTYEDPDACVQQQDSSKLVDADAGGQVAAEDNNSCQPVAETQYQGLCARALYDYQAADETEISFDPDDILTSIEQIDEGWWRGYAVDGSFGMFPANYVELLTG; this is encoded by the exons ATGGCGCTGAACCTGAGTCGGAATGGGCCTGCTCTGCAGGCTGCCTACCAGGATGTGGTCAATGATAAGACCAGTACTGACTG gGCCCTTTTTACTTATGAAGGCAACAGCAATGATCTACGGGTGGCAGGAACTGGAG ATGGGGGTCTTGAGGAGTTGGTAGAAGAACTAAACAGTGGAAAAGTGATGTATGCTTTTTGTCGAGTGAAAGACCCCAACTCAGGATTGCCCAAATATGTCCTCATCAACTGG ACTGGTGAAGGAGTGAAAGATGCCAGGAAGGGGTTGTGTGCCAATCATGTCAGCACTGTGGCCAACTTTCTAAAG GGTTCCGTTTATAAGAAGACTAATGCAATGTCAGAAATCCAAAGTGCGAACAAAGCAAGTTTCTGGGCACAGACCCAG ATAGATGAAGAAAAGCGAAGAGAAGATGATAAAAGGAGGAAGGCGCTGGAACAGGAGGGCTTAGAAAAGGAAAGGACGGAGAGGGAACGCAGAGAGTCTGAGCTGAGGGAGCAACGCTTCAAGGAGAGGTCTAGTCAGATCGACCAACAAAA GACATTCCAGAAGAAACAAGATTCACAGAGCAGAGAGTATGAGAAACAGCGCTGG AAAGAGCAAGAGCAGGAATACCAGGCAGAGATGCGCAAAGGCTTTAAGAGAAGTCAGTCCATCGAGAAGGCGACG GAGGCTGCATCCATTATTTCCCAGAGACCGGTGAATCCGAAGGAACTGTTCAAGGAACGCGAACGTGGTATGGCAGGAGATTCCTCTTCCCTTAGTGGAAGTGCGCAGCCAG GGAAGCTCAGGAGCCCCTTCCTGCAGTCCCAGATCAGCCAGCCAGAGTCCCCACCCTCACCGGTCCATTCAGCAGCCCAGTCAGCACCCCAAG GCACTCAAAATGCTCCAGAAGCCCATCCAATGGAAGAAGAGCCTCAAACAGAGTGGAATG ATGAGAAGgttgacagtaaagaaggttatagCTGGCAGTTCCACCATTCTGAAACTTTAGAGCAGGACGATACATACGAGGATCCGGATGCATGTGTGCAACAACAAGACAGCTCCAAGCTTGTTGATGCA gaTGCGGGAGGTCAGGTGGCTGCCGAAGATAACAATTCATGCCAACCTGTGGCAGAAACTCAATATCAAGGACTGTGTGCCCGGGCTCTCTATGATTACCAGGCCG CTGATGAAACAGAGATTTCGTTTGATCCAGATGACATCCTGACCAGCATCGAGCAGATTGATGAGGGCTGGTGGCGGGGTTATGCAGTGGATGGCAGTTTCGGTATGTTTCCAGCGAACTATGTGGAGCTCCTGACTGGTTAG
- the dbnlb gene encoding drebrin-like b isoform X1 has translation MALNLSRNGPALQAAYQDVVNDKTSTDWALFTYEGNSNDLRVAGTGDGGLEELVEELNSGKVMYAFCRVKDPNSGLPKYVLINWTGEGVKDARKGLCANHVSTVANFLKGAHVTINARADEDVEPEVIINKVAKASGANYSFHKESSRFQDTQPQGPVGSVYKKTNAMSEIQSANKASFWAQTQIDEEKRREDDKRRKALEQEGLEKERTERERRESELREQRFKERSSQIDQQKTFQKKQDSQSREYEKQRWKEQEQEYQAEMRKGFKRSQSIEKATEAASIISQRPVNPKELFKERERGMAGDSSSLSGSAQPGKLRSPFLQSQISQPESPPSPVHSAAQSAPQGTQNAPEAHPMEEEPQTEWNDEKVDSKEGYSWQFHHSETLEQDDTYEDPDACVQQQDSSKLVDADAGGQVAAEDNNSCQPVAETQYQGLCARALYDYQAADETEISFDPDDILTSIEQIDEGWWRGYAVDGSFGMFPANYVELLTG, from the exons ATGGCGCTGAACCTGAGTCGGAATGGGCCTGCTCTGCAGGCTGCCTACCAGGATGTGGTCAATGATAAGACCAGTACTGACTG gGCCCTTTTTACTTATGAAGGCAACAGCAATGATCTACGGGTGGCAGGAACTGGAG ATGGGGGTCTTGAGGAGTTGGTAGAAGAACTAAACAGTGGAAAAGTGATGTATGCTTTTTGTCGAGTGAAAGACCCCAACTCAGGATTGCCCAAATATGTCCTCATCAACTGG ACTGGTGAAGGAGTGAAAGATGCCAGGAAGGGGTTGTGTGCCAATCATGTCAGCACTGTGGCCAACTTTCTAAAG GGTGCCCATGTTACTATCAATGCTCGTGCCGATGAGGATGTGGAACCTGAGGTGATCATTAATAAAGTGGCCAAGGCCTCGGGTGCTAACTACAGCTTTCATAAGGAGAGCTCCCGCTTCCAGGACACTCAGCCACAGGGACCCGTG GGTTCCGTTTATAAGAAGACTAATGCAATGTCAGAAATCCAAAGTGCGAACAAAGCAAGTTTCTGGGCACAGACCCAG ATAGATGAAGAAAAGCGAAGAGAAGATGATAAAAGGAGGAAGGCGCTGGAACAGGAGGGCTTAGAAAAGGAAAGGACGGAGAGGGAACGCAGAGAGTCTGAGCTGAGGGAGCAACGCTTCAAGGAGAGGTCTAGTCAGATCGACCAACAAAA GACATTCCAGAAGAAACAAGATTCACAGAGCAGAGAGTATGAGAAACAGCGCTGG AAAGAGCAAGAGCAGGAATACCAGGCAGAGATGCGCAAAGGCTTTAAGAGAAGTCAGTCCATCGAGAAGGCGACG GAGGCTGCATCCATTATTTCCCAGAGACCGGTGAATCCGAAGGAACTGTTCAAGGAACGCGAACGTGGTATGGCAGGAGATTCCTCTTCCCTTAGTGGAAGTGCGCAGCCAG GGAAGCTCAGGAGCCCCTTCCTGCAGTCCCAGATCAGCCAGCCAGAGTCCCCACCCTCACCGGTCCATTCAGCAGCCCAGTCAGCACCCCAAG GCACTCAAAATGCTCCAGAAGCCCATCCAATGGAAGAAGAGCCTCAAACAGAGTGGAATG ATGAGAAGgttgacagtaaagaaggttatagCTGGCAGTTCCACCATTCTGAAACTTTAGAGCAGGACGATACATACGAGGATCCGGATGCATGTGTGCAACAACAAGACAGCTCCAAGCTTGTTGATGCA gaTGCGGGAGGTCAGGTGGCTGCCGAAGATAACAATTCATGCCAACCTGTGGCAGAAACTCAATATCAAGGACTGTGTGCCCGGGCTCTCTATGATTACCAGGCCG CTGATGAAACAGAGATTTCGTTTGATCCAGATGACATCCTGACCAGCATCGAGCAGATTGATGAGGGCTGGTGGCGGGGTTATGCAGTGGATGGCAGTTTCGGTATGTTTCCAGCGAACTATGTGGAGCTCCTGACTGGTTAG
- the dbnlb gene encoding drebrin-like b isoform X4 yields MALNLSRNGPALQAAYQDVVNDKTSTDWALFTYEGNSNDLRVAGTGDGGLEELVEELNSGKVMYAFCRVKDPNSGLPKYVLINWTGEGVKDARKGLCANHVSTVANFLKIDEEKRREDDKRRKALEQEGLEKERTERERRESELREQRFKERSSQIDQQKTFQKKQDSQSREYEKQRWKEQEQEYQAEMRKGFKRSQSIEKATEAASIISQRPVNPKELFKERERGMAGDSSSLSGSAQPGKLRSPFLQSQISQPESPPSPVHSAAQSAPQGTQNAPEAHPMEEEPQTEWNDEKVDSKEGYSWQFHHSETLEQDDTYEDPDACVQQQDSSKLVDADAGGQVAAEDNNSCQPVAETQYQGLCARALYDYQAADETEISFDPDDILTSIEQIDEGWWRGYAVDGSFGMFPANYVELLTG; encoded by the exons ATGGCGCTGAACCTGAGTCGGAATGGGCCTGCTCTGCAGGCTGCCTACCAGGATGTGGTCAATGATAAGACCAGTACTGACTG gGCCCTTTTTACTTATGAAGGCAACAGCAATGATCTACGGGTGGCAGGAACTGGAG ATGGGGGTCTTGAGGAGTTGGTAGAAGAACTAAACAGTGGAAAAGTGATGTATGCTTTTTGTCGAGTGAAAGACCCCAACTCAGGATTGCCCAAATATGTCCTCATCAACTGG ACTGGTGAAGGAGTGAAAGATGCCAGGAAGGGGTTGTGTGCCAATCATGTCAGCACTGTGGCCAACTTTCTAAAG ATAGATGAAGAAAAGCGAAGAGAAGATGATAAAAGGAGGAAGGCGCTGGAACAGGAGGGCTTAGAAAAGGAAAGGACGGAGAGGGAACGCAGAGAGTCTGAGCTGAGGGAGCAACGCTTCAAGGAGAGGTCTAGTCAGATCGACCAACAAAA GACATTCCAGAAGAAACAAGATTCACAGAGCAGAGAGTATGAGAAACAGCGCTGG AAAGAGCAAGAGCAGGAATACCAGGCAGAGATGCGCAAAGGCTTTAAGAGAAGTCAGTCCATCGAGAAGGCGACG GAGGCTGCATCCATTATTTCCCAGAGACCGGTGAATCCGAAGGAACTGTTCAAGGAACGCGAACGTGGTATGGCAGGAGATTCCTCTTCCCTTAGTGGAAGTGCGCAGCCAG GGAAGCTCAGGAGCCCCTTCCTGCAGTCCCAGATCAGCCAGCCAGAGTCCCCACCCTCACCGGTCCATTCAGCAGCCCAGTCAGCACCCCAAG GCACTCAAAATGCTCCAGAAGCCCATCCAATGGAAGAAGAGCCTCAAACAGAGTGGAATG ATGAGAAGgttgacagtaaagaaggttatagCTGGCAGTTCCACCATTCTGAAACTTTAGAGCAGGACGATACATACGAGGATCCGGATGCATGTGTGCAACAACAAGACAGCTCCAAGCTTGTTGATGCA gaTGCGGGAGGTCAGGTGGCTGCCGAAGATAACAATTCATGCCAACCTGTGGCAGAAACTCAATATCAAGGACTGTGTGCCCGGGCTCTCTATGATTACCAGGCCG CTGATGAAACAGAGATTTCGTTTGATCCAGATGACATCCTGACCAGCATCGAGCAGATTGATGAGGGCTGGTGGCGGGGTTATGCAGTGGATGGCAGTTTCGGTATGTTTCCAGCGAACTATGTGGAGCTCCTGACTGGTTAG